In Paraburkholderia flava, one genomic interval encodes:
- a CDS encoding DUF427 domain-containing protein has translation MSTSNEPNRAPDTGKTVKIPGPDHPIAIAPNPSRVTVRLAGRVIADTRDALTLREAHYPPVFYIPRKDVDMALLERTDHSTYCPYKGDAAYFSIPSGGERASHAVWTYESPYPAVAAIRDHLAFYVDRVDSIEEHT, from the coding sequence ATGTCCACCAGCAATGAACCCAATCGCGCACCCGACACGGGAAAAACCGTGAAGATTCCCGGCCCCGATCACCCGATCGCCATCGCGCCCAATCCGTCGCGAGTGACGGTCAGGCTCGCGGGCCGCGTGATCGCCGACACCCGCGACGCGCTGACATTGCGTGAAGCGCACTACCCGCCCGTGTTTTATATCCCGAGAAAGGATGTCGACATGGCGCTGCTCGAGCGCACCGACCATTCCACCTACTGTCCGTACAAGGGCGACGCCGCGTACTTCTCGATCCCATCGGGCGGCGAACGCGCCAGCCACGCCGTCTGGACTTACGAATCGCCTTACCCCGCTGTCGCAGCGATCCGCGATCACCTCGCGTTCTACGTCGATCGCGTCGATTCGATCGAAGAACACACTTAA